One window of the Archaeoglobus sulfaticallidus PM70-1 genome contains the following:
- a CDS encoding TIGR04084 family radical SAM/SPASM domain-containing protein, which translates to MLYIIILTGKCNLNCSYCGGSIDERIMPAEISYPLEELYEFLNRDSDLSIAFYGGEPLLRIDLIKDIMENVEAKHFILQTNGLLLDRLIDELDDINEFSTILVSIDGVKEVNDYYRGKTYERVMRNVEIIKKHYKGELIARMVATERTDIYRDVLHLLERFEYVHWQINAVWVDEDFYSDFIQWIREYNRGIGKLVDFWIKELERGVVRKIVPFLGIASALLGYSLPKPPCGSGENSFVISTDGKILACPICADLEWNLAGDIWNGINRNSFLDVDRCSGCSAFSVCGGRCLFFNRERLWSENKMNAVCDATKNLISRIEWHIPRIKSLIEEKIVYERDLIYPKYNNTTEIIP; encoded by the coding sequence GTGCTGTACATAATAATCCTGACAGGGAAATGCAACCTGAACTGCAGCTATTGCGGTGGAAGCATTGATGAAAGAATAATGCCTGCTGAGATAAGCTATCCACTGGAGGAGCTATACGAATTCCTGAATCGGGATAGTGACCTATCCATAGCATTCTATGGAGGAGAACCGCTGCTGCGGATAGATCTGATAAAAGATATAATGGAGAATGTGGAGGCAAAACATTTCATACTTCAAACCAATGGATTACTCCTCGACAGGTTAATTGACGAGCTAGATGACATAAATGAGTTTTCCACAATACTGGTATCCATTGATGGTGTAAAGGAGGTGAACGATTACTACAGAGGGAAAACATATGAAAGAGTCATGAGGAATGTTGAGATAATAAAAAAGCACTACAAAGGAGAGCTTATAGCGAGAATGGTTGCCACAGAGAGAACGGATATATACAGGGATGTTCTGCACTTGCTTGAGCGTTTTGAATATGTTCACTGGCAGATAAATGCTGTCTGGGTGGATGAGGATTTCTACAGCGATTTCATTCAGTGGATTAGGGAATATAATCGGGGAATAGGCAAACTTGTGGATTTCTGGATTAAAGAGCTCGAGAGAGGTGTTGTTAGAAAGATAGTCCCGTTTCTCGGGATTGCTTCAGCTTTGCTGGGATACAGTCTACCAAAACCACCTTGTGGTTCTGGAGAAAACTCTTTTGTGATAAGCACAGATGGAAAAATACTCGCTTGCCCCATATGTGCAGACCTCGAGTGGAATCTGGCAGGGGACATATGGAATGGCATTAACAGGAACAGTTTCTTGGATGTTGATAGATGTTCGGGGTGTTCAGCATTCTCTGTTTGTGGCGGGAGGTGCCTGTTCTTCAACAGAGAAAGGCTGTGGAGTGAAAATAAGATGAACGCTGTCTGTGATGCCACCAAAAACCTCATTTCCAGAATCGAGTGGCACATACCACGGATAAAATCCCTGATTGAGGAGAAAATTGTATACGAGAGAGATTTGATTTATCCAAAGTATAATAATACCACTGAAATAATACCCTAA
- a CDS encoding FumA C-terminus/TtdB family hydratase beta subunit encodes MEYYIETPIKKDEILKLRAGDIVYVSGEIFTARDEAHMRAIEYMDEGKELPVNFDGAVVYHCGPLMKKVGGEWKAVSAGPTTSARMNSLAPKILEKVEVMGIIGKGGMSSEVVNALKGKGVYFAYTGGAGALASHAIKKVKGVYWDDLGMPEAVWVFEVENFGPLIVGIDSHGNSLYARINDSIEANYKEILKEIENIKLKL; translated from the coding sequence ATGGAGTATTATATCGAAACTCCCATCAAAAAGGATGAAATTCTGAAGCTCAGGGCTGGAGATATAGTCTATGTTAGCGGCGAGATCTTCACGGCAAGGGATGAGGCCCATATGAGGGCGATAGAGTATATGGATGAAGGGAAAGAATTGCCCGTGAACTTTGATGGAGCGGTTGTGTATCACTGCGGGCCCCTGATGAAAAAAGTTGGTGGTGAGTGGAAGGCTGTCTCAGCCGGACCAACAACTTCAGCCAGAATGAACAGTTTAGCTCCTAAGATTCTCGAGAAAGTTGAGGTCATGGGAATAATAGGCAAGGGTGGTATGAGCTCGGAGGTCGTGAATGCGCTTAAAGGCAAAGGAGTTTACTTCGCATACACCGGAGGGGCTGGGGCTCTGGCAAGTCATGCGATTAAGAAAGTCAAGGGAGTTTACTGGGATGATCTCGGGATGCCTGAGGCTGTCTGGGTGTTTGAGGTTGAGAATTTTGGCCCGCTAATCGTTGGAATAGACAGTCATGGAAACAGTTTGTATGCGAGAATAAACGACAGCATTGAAGCAAACTATAAAGAGATCCTGAAAGAAATAGAAAATATAAAACTTAAATTATAA
- a CDS encoding PAS domain S-box protein, protein MVNKPDREISVNLEDVLDQLDLLAALIDEDFNILTINREIERLFGNVTGKKCFEVFHSANAPPDYCAILNLLKGGSGEEEFYEQSIGRWLKVRASRLNIGDSTVFLHLAEDVTERKKMEMDLIERERKFKSLFESAVDIIYLLSPEGKILDVNPAIKSIGYSKEEIIGKYVYDIFTPNSRKKFFDKLDNLMKEGFLRHEVEVVSKDGRIISMECVASIIRDNGDVSSIISIHRDITERKQMEEKLKESEEKYRTLVEKTHDAVYLLTPDGFLFVNDRVCDLTRYTKEELYRIDPLDLIHPDDRERIREYIRRRFSGEKAPESHISKIITKDGETRYCEFSVKAITYMGQTVILGSVRDITEKKLMEDKLRESEEKYRTLVETINDIVFALDTEGRFTYLNKKFDEITGYSSKDLIGKHFRLVLAPEYVDSTIEKFKRGLSGEKIPLYEVELIGKNGRRIFVELNVTNMKGRDGKVIGRLGVARDITERKKMEKKLVELNETLKLINKILRHDLLNDLTVISYALEMYKETGDEEIIDRAFKAIERGIKLIRKMRELEGLTNLSELRKISVRKVVEDVTEKYQEIEFKVSGDCVVFADEAFGSVIDNIVNNAIVHGKTDRIDITIKHNGFCEIRIADYGKGVPDEIKEKIFEEGFFSGDTGHTGLGLYIVKKVVERYDGEVWVEDNEPKGAVFVIKLKTADHKC, encoded by the coding sequence ATGGTTAATAAACCTGATAGAGAAATTTCCGTTAATTTAGAAGATGTTCTTGATCAACTGGACTTGCTTGCAGCTCTCATTGACGAGGATTTCAACATTTTAACGATAAACAGGGAGATTGAGAGGCTGTTTGGAAATGTTACCGGTAAAAAGTGCTTTGAGGTTTTTCATTCGGCAAATGCCCCACCAGATTACTGTGCGATCCTGAACCTTCTGAAAGGTGGAAGTGGTGAGGAAGAGTTCTACGAACAGAGCATCGGCAGATGGCTGAAGGTTAGAGCGAGCAGGCTAAACATCGGTGATTCCACAGTTTTCCTGCACCTCGCAGAAGATGTAACTGAAAGAAAAAAGATGGAAATGGATCTGATCGAGAGGGAAAGGAAGTTCAAGTCGCTGTTTGAATCTGCTGTTGATATAATATACCTCCTGTCACCAGAAGGAAAGATACTGGATGTAAATCCAGCAATAAAGTCGATCGGATACTCGAAAGAGGAAATTATCGGGAAATATGTGTACGATATTTTCACTCCCAATTCAAGAAAAAAATTTTTCGATAAGCTGGATAATCTGATGAAAGAAGGATTCCTGCGACATGAAGTTGAGGTGGTTTCAAAAGATGGCAGGATAATCTCTATGGAGTGTGTGGCCTCCATAATACGGGATAATGGAGATGTGAGTTCAATAATATCCATTCACAGGGACATCACTGAGAGAAAGCAAATGGAAGAGAAGCTTAAAGAATCTGAAGAGAAGTACAGGACGCTGGTTGAAAAAACACATGATGCTGTTTATCTTCTCACACCAGACGGTTTTCTGTTCGTCAACGATAGAGTGTGTGACCTTACAAGGTACACGAAGGAAGAGCTGTACAGAATAGATCCCTTAGACCTCATTCATCCCGATGACAGGGAACGCATAAGGGAATACATAAGAAGGAGATTTAGTGGAGAGAAAGCTCCGGAGTCCCATATATCAAAGATTATCACCAAAGATGGGGAAACGAGGTATTGTGAATTCTCGGTCAAGGCGATAACCTACATGGGCCAGACGGTGATTCTTGGAAGTGTGAGAGACATAACTGAAAAAAAGCTGATGGAGGATAAGCTAAGAGAGTCTGAGGAGAAGTATAGAACGCTTGTGGAGACTATAAACGACATCGTATTTGCACTAGATACAGAGGGAAGATTCACATACCTCAACAAGAAATTCGACGAAATCACAGGATATTCTTCAAAAGACCTTATTGGAAAGCATTTCAGACTTGTTCTCGCTCCGGAATATGTTGATTCAACGATAGAGAAGTTTAAAAGAGGCTTGTCTGGTGAGAAAATACCGCTGTATGAAGTTGAACTGATCGGAAAGAATGGAAGAAGAATCTTCGTGGAGCTGAATGTAACGAACATGAAGGGTAGAGATGGAAAGGTCATAGGAAGGCTTGGGGTTGCCAGAGATATCACCGAAAGAAAAAAGATGGAGAAGAAGCTGGTTGAGCTGAACGAGACGCTGAAACTTATAAATAAAATACTCAGGCACGATTTGCTGAACGATCTGACAGTTATAAGCTACGCTCTCGAGATGTATAAAGAGACGGGAGATGAAGAGATCATTGATAGGGCTTTCAAGGCAATTGAGAGGGGTATTAAACTGATCAGGAAGATGAGAGAGCTTGAAGGGCTGACAAACCTTAGTGAGTTGAGAAAAATTAGTGTCAGGAAGGTTGTTGAGGATGTCACTGAAAAATATCAAGAAATTGAATTTAAAGTGAGTGGAGATTGCGTCGTTTTTGCGGATGAGGCTTTTGGCTCTGTGATTGACAACATAGTGAACAATGCGATTGTGCATGGCAAAACTGACAGGATAGATATAACGATAAAGCATAATGGTTTCTGTGAGATAAGAATCGCAGACTATGGCAAAGGTGTTCCGGATGAGATAAAAGAGAAGATTTTCGAGGAAGGATTCTTCTCAGGAGATACTGGGCATACTGGCCTGGGTCTGTATATTGTGAAGAAGGTTGTTGAAAGATACGATGGAGAGGTCTGGGTGGAGGATAACGAACCGAAAGGAGCTGTGTTTGTGATAAAATTGAAAACTGCTGATCACAAATGCTGA
- a CDS encoding queuosine precursor transporter codes for MLLSEFVMWVAVTLGIVTTIAIISERFGVEIAIGIYASLTVIANIIAVKLISVGTVPYFGLLVGPAGVIVYASTFLITDIISEIYGKEIAKKTVITGFFANIVAVASIMIAVIWSPAPFMPENLLKSFDTIFSMTPRVVIASIIAYLISQTHDVYAYHFWKAKTKERFLWLRNNASTMVSQLIDTIVFITLAFYGVFDLNVLLAMITGQYLLKLTIALVDTPFMYIAVYTRGLVKSYNL; via the coding sequence ATGTTGCTGTCAGAATTTGTTATGTGGGTTGCTGTAACACTCGGTATCGTTACAACCATAGCGATCATATCAGAGCGGTTTGGAGTGGAGATTGCAATAGGAATCTATGCATCTCTGACAGTTATAGCAAACATAATTGCAGTAAAGCTGATTTCTGTTGGAACTGTGCCGTACTTCGGCTTGCTCGTGGGACCTGCAGGAGTTATCGTTTATGCATCAACTTTCCTGATAACTGATATAATAAGTGAGATCTACGGGAAAGAGATTGCTAAGAAAACAGTAATTACCGGATTCTTCGCCAACATAGTGGCAGTTGCATCAATCATGATAGCAGTGATATGGAGTCCCGCACCCTTCATGCCAGAAAACCTGCTTAAGAGCTTTGATACAATATTCAGCATGACTCCGAGGGTAGTCATAGCATCTATAATTGCATATCTGATCTCACAGACCCATGATGTTTACGCTTACCATTTCTGGAAAGCAAAGACCAAGGAGAGGTTTCTGTGGTTGAGGAACAACGCATCTACAATGGTCTCTCAGCTTATAGATACGATCGTGTTTATAACACTGGCTTTCTATGGTGTATTCGACTTAAACGTTCTGTTAGCGATGATCACCGGACAGTATCTGCTCAAACTGACAATAGCGCTTGTCGATACACCTTTCATGTACATTGCCGTTTACACGAGAGGTTTGGTAAAATCCTATAATTTATAA
- a CDS encoding PAS domain S-box protein — protein MLKRYKDFFEKSEEAFFIIDSDGRFAEVNRKYVEMLGYSREELIGHTARKLVHPDDLEVLKKNFLEIINGKATRFECRVIAKDGRVMYVEIVEWPIFEENRVSGAEGILRDITKEKKQELWLRESGKMFEALAEKSLVGIYLIQDGVFKYVNPKLAELWGYDVDELIGKSPLQFIHPEYRELVDKNLKLRIDGKVKAINYKLQIIRKDGEVRTNEVFGSRVTYGGRPAIIGTLIDITESERYRKKLEEYRRFYENAQDLFFILDNNGRFLDVNPKYAEMLGYSREELIGHTARKLVHPDEVSMVRENFRKVMQGKTVRYEAKAIAKDGREYVMEVILWPVFENGRVVGAEGILRDISEKIAMEKKIRESEEKFRKIFEKSPNLIAIINRDFAFIEANPAMVKNLGTNPIGKRLSEVLPENVANRMMKYIKRMFKRNKPLKFRDESNGRYFINTLVPIDLPDGKYCLVISKDVTDIVSMGLLLKAMNTVNEMIMSGETEQNILRKACEELNSLEGFSATILTIDGKKVSVAYKNEFLKQEWIDEIVGESLRYRRAIRKMFTDHEGKKIKILSFPMIVEREVKGLIVLHTNRYLSRDEFKLINTLASNLASALKATELERLKRKALIQIDRNIEQFAILVDQIRNPLSVIYGLAEMEMDDKLAKIVTEQIDRILKIVEKLDRGWLESEEIRKFLWK, from the coding sequence ATGCTGAAAAGGTATAAAGACTTCTTCGAAAAATCGGAGGAGGCTTTCTTCATAATCGATAGCGATGGGAGATTTGCTGAAGTGAATCGAAAGTATGTTGAGATGCTCGGCTATTCCAGAGAAGAGTTGATAGGGCATACTGCGAGAAAGCTCGTTCATCCAGACGATCTGGAAGTGTTAAAAAAGAATTTTTTAGAGATCATCAACGGTAAAGCTACGAGATTCGAGTGCAGAGTCATAGCAAAAGACGGCAGGGTGATGTATGTGGAGATTGTTGAATGGCCCATTTTCGAGGAGAACAGAGTTTCCGGGGCGGAAGGCATACTTCGGGATATAACAAAAGAGAAAAAGCAGGAGCTCTGGCTGAGAGAATCAGGAAAAATGTTCGAGGCACTTGCAGAAAAGTCACTGGTCGGGATATACCTCATTCAGGATGGTGTTTTCAAGTATGTCAATCCAAAACTTGCGGAATTGTGGGGGTATGATGTTGATGAGCTTATTGGAAAAAGCCCCCTGCAGTTTATCCATCCGGAATACAGAGAACTAGTTGATAAAAATCTCAAACTCAGGATCGATGGAAAAGTGAAGGCGATCAACTACAAGCTCCAGATAATACGGAAAGATGGTGAGGTCAGAACAAATGAGGTGTTTGGATCCAGAGTCACTTACGGGGGACGACCGGCCATCATTGGGACGCTTATAGACATCACGGAGTCCGAAAGATACAGGAAAAAACTGGAAGAATACCGGAGATTCTATGAGAATGCTCAGGATCTGTTCTTCATACTCGATAACAATGGAAGGTTTTTGGATGTCAACCCAAAGTATGCAGAAATGCTCGGCTATTCCAGAGAAGAGCTGATAGGGCATACTGCGAGAAAGCTCGTTCATCCGGATGAGGTCTCAATGGTTAGAGAGAATTTCAGAAAGGTCATGCAGGGAAAAACAGTCAGGTATGAAGCAAAAGCAATTGCCAAAGATGGGAGAGAGTATGTGATGGAAGTTATACTATGGCCAGTGTTCGAGAATGGCAGGGTTGTTGGCGCCGAGGGAATTCTGAGGGATATCTCTGAAAAGATAGCCATGGAAAAGAAAATCAGAGAGAGTGAGGAGAAATTCAGGAAAATCTTCGAGAAATCACCTAATCTGATTGCAATAATAAACAGAGATTTCGCTTTTATCGAGGCCAATCCGGCCATGGTGAAAAACCTTGGTACAAACCCAATCGGCAAGCGTTTATCCGAAGTTTTGCCGGAGAATGTTGCGAACAGGATGATGAAATACATTAAAAGGATGTTCAAACGAAATAAGCCGCTAAAATTCAGGGATGAGAGTAACGGTAGATACTTCATAAATACACTGGTACCGATTGATTTACCTGATGGAAAATACTGCTTGGTTATCTCGAAAGATGTGACCGATATCGTCAGCATGGGTCTGCTGTTGAAGGCTATGAATACAGTAAACGAGATGATCATGTCAGGAGAGACTGAGCAGAACATACTCAGAAAAGCCTGTGAAGAGCTTAACTCGCTCGAGGGTTTTTCAGCCACAATATTAACAATCGATGGGAAGAAAGTTAGCGTTGCATACAAAAACGAATTTCTGAAACAGGAGTGGATTGACGAGATAGTTGGTGAAAGCCTGAGATACAGAAGAGCTATACGAAAAATGTTTACAGACCATGAAGGCAAAAAAATCAAGATACTCTCATTCCCGATGATTGTTGAGAGAGAAGTTAAGGGTCTGATCGTGCTTCACACGAACAGGTATCTGAGTCGTGATGAGTTCAAGCTGATCAACACCTTGGCAAGCAATCTAGCTTCCGCACTGAAGGCAACAGAACTTGAGAGACTAAAAAGAAAAGCTCTCATTCAAATCGACAGGAATATCGAGCAATTTGCGATTTTAGTTGACCAGATACGGAATCCCCTGTCCGTAATATACGGCCTTGCTGAAATGGAGATGGATGATAAACTCGCCAAAATCGTTACCGAACAGATTGACAGAATCTTGAAAATTGTCGAAAAACTCGACAGGGGATGGCTGGAGTCTGAAGAGATACGAAAGTTTCTGTGGAAATAG
- a CDS encoding fatty acid--CoA ligase — protein sequence MYAYNYQLLIKHILESGVKYAPNQEIVYRDLHRYKYKDMYERVKKLANVLESLGVKEGTKVAVLDWDSHRYLECYYAIPMVGAVLHTVNVRLSPEDILYTMQHAEDEVVFVFKDFLPLIETIKDKLDTVKHYVVMTDDGMPETSLTDMEYESLLKDADSNYDFPDFDENTMATMAYTTGTTGRPKGVWFTHRQLVLHTLAVAVSVLGRSSAIRLSDREVYMPLTPMFHVHAWGIPYVSTMLGYKQVYPGRYEPQMIAKLIFSERVTFSHCVPTILQMIVDNLPEGVKFNNWKVVLGGSKLTKGLALRAREKGIITMAGYGMSETCPVLTLGFLRPEVRDLSEEEQIEYMIKTGFPIPLVYIRVVNENMEDVKNDGKEMGEIVARAPWLTQSYLKNEEKTKELWEGGWLHTGDIAVVDELGYITIVDRLKDVVKSGGEWISTLTLENLLSMHPKVREVAVIGIPDEKWGERPLAIITPMGEKPTPEELKEFLMKFVEEGKITKWAVPDRYEFVDEIPKTSVGKIDKKVLKQRYS from the coding sequence ATGTATGCATACAACTATCAGCTTTTGATAAAACATATACTCGAAAGTGGTGTGAAGTACGCACCAAATCAGGAGATCGTGTACAGAGACCTGCACCGCTACAAATACAAGGACATGTACGAGAGGGTTAAGAAACTGGCGAATGTTCTTGAAAGCCTCGGTGTTAAAGAGGGAACAAAGGTTGCTGTGCTCGACTGGGACTCACACAGATATCTTGAATGTTATTACGCAATACCGATGGTTGGTGCGGTTCTGCATACCGTTAATGTCAGGTTAAGTCCAGAGGATATTCTTTACACAATGCAGCATGCTGAGGATGAGGTTGTCTTCGTGTTCAAGGACTTTCTGCCCTTAATCGAGACGATCAAGGATAAGCTTGATACTGTTAAGCACTATGTGGTCATGACCGATGATGGGATGCCCGAAACCTCTCTGACGGATATGGAATATGAGAGCCTGCTTAAAGATGCTGATAGCAATTACGATTTCCCCGACTTTGATGAAAATACGATGGCAACAATGGCCTACACAACAGGAACCACCGGAAGGCCAAAGGGTGTCTGGTTTACCCATAGACAGCTTGTTCTCCACACTCTGGCTGTTGCCGTATCTGTTCTCGGACGCTCAAGTGCGATACGGCTGAGTGACAGGGAGGTTTACATGCCTCTAACTCCGATGTTCCATGTCCATGCATGGGGAATACCGTATGTCTCAACCATGCTTGGCTACAAACAGGTTTATCCGGGTAGATATGAACCCCAGATGATTGCCAAGCTCATATTCAGCGAAAGGGTAACCTTCAGCCACTGTGTGCCAACGATACTCCAGATGATCGTTGATAATCTGCCCGAAGGTGTGAAGTTCAACAACTGGAAGGTTGTCCTTGGTGGTTCGAAATTAACAAAAGGACTGGCTTTGAGGGCAAGAGAGAAGGGTATAATCACAATGGCTGGGTATGGAATGTCCGAAACATGCCCTGTGCTCACTCTGGGATTTCTGAGACCAGAAGTCAGAGACCTCAGCGAGGAAGAACAGATAGAGTACATGATAAAGACCGGATTCCCGATACCGTTGGTGTACATCAGGGTTGTTAACGAGAACATGGAGGATGTGAAGAACGACGGAAAAGAGATGGGAGAGATCGTTGCAAGAGCGCCATGGCTCACCCAGAGCTATCTGAAGAACGAGGAGAAGACCAAGGAACTATGGGAGGGAGGATGGCTCCATACTGGAGATATAGCCGTTGTTGATGAGCTTGGATACATAACCATAGTTGACAGGCTCAAGGATGTCGTGAAGAGCGGTGGAGAGTGGATTTCAACGCTAACGCTTGAGAACCTCCTCAGCATGCATCCGAAGGTGAGGGAGGTTGCCGTCATAGGTATCCCTGATGAGAAGTGGGGCGAGAGGCCTCTTGCAATCATAACCCCGATGGGAGAGAAACCAACTCCTGAAGAGCTTAAAGAATTCCTGATGAAATTCGTTGAGGAAGGAAAGATCACCAAATGGGCAGTTCCCGACAGATACGAGTTTGTTGATGAGATTCCAAAGACGAGTGTGGGCAAGATAGACAAGAAAGTGCTGAAACAGAGATACAGCTAA
- the tatA gene encoding twin-arginine translocase TatA/TatE family subunit, whose translation MFSIGPNELLAILLIAFLLFGASKLPELARSLGKSMGEFKKAQKEAEIELRRFEKDLEEGKYTPQDKRAKLEKIAKDLGIDTEGKSDDEILEEINKALPKTEKAEP comes from the coding sequence ATGTTCAGCATAGGTCCAAATGAATTGCTCGCAATCTTGTTGATAGCATTCCTGCTATTTGGAGCAAGCAAACTCCCTGAGCTTGCGAGGAGTCTCGGAAAAAGCATGGGTGAATTCAAAAAAGCACAGAAAGAGGCTGAAATCGAGCTGAGGAGATTCGAAAAAGATCTTGAGGAAGGTAAGTATACACCCCAAGACAAGAGAGCTAAGCTCGAGAAAATCGCTAAGGATCTTGGAATAGACACTGAAGGAAAAAGTGATGATGAAATTCTCGAAGAGATAAACAAGGCATTGCCAAAAACTGAAAAAGCTGAACCTTAA
- a CDS encoding fumarate hydratase: MEYDDVVEAVYELFLKAETDLGEDVVEVIRKAYEKETNETARNNLSAILRNIDSARKLKVPMCQDTGIPIVFAEVGRELCIDFDLKQAIIDGVKKATSEIPMRPNAVHPLSRENPGNNVGFHVPQINIDLVDGDTLKLAVMPKGAGSENVSALRMLLPSQIKEIPKFIIDVVKNAMGKPCPPVFLGVGIGSTFDGCAKLAKKALLRDARKMTDVEQKITEMANRLGIGPMGLGGDTTVLGTFIEIGYCHTASLPVAVNVQCWANRRAVTYLR, from the coding sequence ATGGAGTATGATGATGTTGTTGAAGCAGTATATGAGCTGTTTTTAAAGGCTGAAACCGATCTTGGCGAGGATGTTGTTGAGGTAATCAGGAAAGCTTACGAGAAAGAGACCAACGAAACTGCAAGAAACAACCTTTCTGCAATACTCAGAAACATCGATTCTGCAAGAAAGCTTAAAGTTCCAATGTGTCAGGACACTGGAATTCCGATCGTGTTTGCAGAAGTTGGCAGAGAACTCTGCATTGACTTCGATCTGAAACAAGCCATCATCGACGGTGTTAAAAAAGCCACATCCGAGATACCGATGAGGCCGAATGCGGTACATCCACTATCGAGAGAGAACCCCGGAAACAATGTGGGCTTTCATGTCCCGCAAATAAACATAGATTTGGTGGATGGTGATACATTGAAGCTCGCGGTAATGCCGAAGGGTGCTGGTAGTGAAAATGTCTCCGCTCTGAGGATGTTGCTTCCATCCCAGATAAAGGAGATTCCGAAGTTCATAATAGATGTTGTGAAAAACGCAATGGGCAAGCCCTGTCCTCCGGTATTTCTTGGGGTGGGGATAGGCTCAACATTCGATGGATGTGCAAAGCTCGCCAAGAAAGCCCTTTTGAGAGATGCCAGGAAGATGACGGATGTTGAGCAAAAAATCACCGAAATGGCCAACAGGCTTGGAATAGGACCCATGGGGCTTGGTGGAGATACCACCGTCCTCGGAACATTCATAGAAATTGGTTACTGCCATACTGCATCGCTTCCAGTGGCTGTCAATGTGCAGTGCTGGGCGAACAGAAGGGCTGTAACATATCTGAGGTGA
- a CDS encoding ribbon-helix-helix domain-containing protein has product MPKVSLDIPKELYDDLMEHVGEDKKFVNLSEAIRTAIRKMLDQLDEIDRRHGRLKEKKSKE; this is encoded by the coding sequence ATGCCAAAGGTTAGTCTCGATATACCGAAAGAACTGTATGATGACCTTATGGAACATGTCGGTGAGGATAAGAAGTTCGTAAACCTAAGCGAAGCTATACGCACGGCAATAAGAAAAATGCTCGATCAGCTGGATGAAATAGATAGAAGACATGGAAGATTAAAGGAAAAGAAATCGAAGGAGTGA